A portion of the Caloranaerobacter ferrireducens genome contains these proteins:
- a CDS encoding glycosidase produces MFKLRRLSNKPILSPVKEHEWEKEAVFNCAVIYEDNKFHMFYRASNNKFILDSEKPEEENKFVSSIGYAVSEDGINFKRFNEPVFVGETEQEAWGVEDPRITKIDDTYYMLYTGFGGRSWDDFKICMAWSNDMKNWTGHRVVLDESNKDAAIFPEKINGKYILLHRRVPDIWIAYSDDLITWTNHKIIMSPIENTWESKKIGIAGPPIKREDGWLLIYHAVDDNHVYRLGAALLDLNDPSKVIARQSEPILEPELDWEVNGLVPNVVFSCGAVEVNGIYYVYYGGADTHIGVAAIEKDKVKF; encoded by the coding sequence ATGTTTAAACTAAGACGTTTAAGTAATAAACCTATACTATCACCAGTAAAGGAACATGAATGGGAGAAAGAAGCAGTTTTTAACTGTGCAGTTATATATGAGGATAATAAGTTCCATATGTTTTATAGAGCTTCAAATAATAAGTTTATACTTGATTCGGAAAAACCAGAAGAAGAGAATAAATTTGTTTCTTCAATAGGATATGCTGTAAGCGAAGACGGAATTAATTTCAAAAGATTTAATGAACCTGTATTTGTAGGAGAAACAGAACAAGAAGCCTGGGGAGTAGAAGATCCAAGAATAACAAAAATAGACGATACATACTATATGTTGTATACGGGCTTTGGTGGCAGATCATGGGATGATTTTAAGATTTGTATGGCTTGGTCTAATGATATGAAAAATTGGACAGGTCACAGGGTTGTATTAGATGAGTCAAATAAGGATGCAGCAATATTTCCAGAAAAGATTAATGGTAAATACATTTTGCTTCATAGGAGAGTACCGGATATTTGGATTGCTTATTCTGATGATTTAATAACATGGACAAACCATAAGATAATCATGTCTCCTATTGAAAATACATGGGAGTCAAAGAAAATAGGTATTGCAGGACCTCCAATAAAAAGAGAAGATGGTTGGCTTTTAATATATCATGCTGTAGATGATAATCATGTTTATAGACTAGGTGCTGCATTATTAGATTTAAATGATCCTTCTAAAGTTATTGCAAGACAATCTGAGCCAATTTTAGAACCAGAATTAGATTGGGAGGTTAATGGATTAGTTCCAAATGTAGTATTTAGTTGTGGTGCTGTAGAAGTTAATGGTATTTATTATGTATATTATGGTGGAGCTGATACACATATTGGAGTAGCAGCGATTGAAAAGGATAAAGTAAAATTTTAA
- a CDS encoding DUF624 domain-containing protein gives MNEWKKQEINEYECLEPFEEQNEIKGPFRKFLRRFIDEYGKFIFLNILFIFCSLPIVTIGLSITGLFYVVRRFVEDEYVDVFYHFKKGIIDNFKKSLIAGVFVLLTIAVVYSLFYIGYYNGVILDNFIGKLILIMSFFIFFIGLMVHLFVFTMIVRYDIPLRRIYRNTFGILMLNMTKSIVITSIPIVISIILLMIPYASNLYLILYFSIVSYIVISNILNIFIRYE, from the coding sequence ATGAATGAATGGAAAAAGCAAGAGATAAATGAATATGAATGTTTAGAGCCTTTTGAAGAACAAAATGAAATAAAGGGTCCCTTTAGAAAATTTTTAAGAAGATTTATTGATGAATATGGCAAATTTATTTTTCTTAATATTTTGTTTATTTTTTGTTCTTTGCCTATAGTTACTATAGGATTATCTATTACCGGTTTATTTTATGTTGTCAGGAGATTTGTTGAAGATGAGTATGTAGATGTTTTTTATCACTTTAAAAAAGGGATTATTGATAATTTTAAGAAGAGTTTGATAGCTGGTGTTTTTGTTTTACTGACTATTGCTGTTGTTTACTCTCTTTTCTATATAGGTTATTACAATGGAGTAATACTAGATAATTTTATTGGTAAGCTTATTTTAATTATGAGTTTTTTTATATTTTTTATAGGTCTAATGGTTCATTTGTTTGTTTTTACGATGATTGTAAGATATGACATACCACTTAGAAGAATTTATAGAAATACATTTGGTATTTTAATGTTGAATATGACGAAAAGTATTGTAATTACTTCTATACCTATAGTTATATCGATTATTCTATTAATGATACCATATGCTAGTAATCTTTATTTAATTTTATATTTTAGCATTGTATCTTATATTGTCATTAGTAATATTTTAAATATTTTTATACGATATGAATAA
- a CDS encoding MFS transporter, which translates to MNTERNKLYTYRWYIWGILALAYVIVFFHRVAAGVVRQDLIKAFNITDVEFGNLGSMYFYAYMIMQIPSGILADTLGARKTVSVGTLLAGIGSIIFGFATSITLAYIGRLIVGLGVSVVFISILKVLSQWFREDEFGRMSGLTSFIGNGGALLAQFPLVVMVTNIGWRLSFAAIGVVSLVVAVLAYLIVRNSPEDMGFDPIIKKVEKKNVSLSESIKNVFSNPKTWPGFFAFGGMFGSVIAFMGAWGVPYMIHVYGVSKAKASTFTMIVTVGLMIGSLVVGTISDKIGRRKAPFLAFSLVYTLTWVILMYVNPGRMSFSVLYILLFIMGFSSSGFVLSWACSKEVNNPSYAGISTGTVNMGGFLFAAAIQPLIGYVLDKNWTGKLVEGVKVYTVASYNKAFLICLIASIIAVVSILFVKETRCKNIYS; encoded by the coding sequence ATGAATACAGAAAGAAACAAGTTATATACTTATCGCTGGTATATATGGGGAATACTTGCATTAGCATACGTAATAGTATTCTTCCATAGAGTTGCAGCGGGGGTAGTTAGACAAGATTTGATTAAAGCATTTAATATTACAGATGTTGAATTTGGAAATTTAGGTTCAATGTATTTCTATGCTTACATGATTATGCAGATACCATCAGGAATATTGGCAGATACTTTAGGTGCTAGGAAAACGGTTTCTGTAGGTACATTATTAGCAGGTATAGGTTCTATAATATTTGGTTTTGCTACAAGCATAACATTAGCTTATATAGGTAGATTGATAGTTGGATTAGGAGTATCTGTAGTATTTATTTCTATTCTAAAGGTGTTATCACAGTGGTTTAGAGAAGACGAGTTTGGAAGAATGTCAGGGTTAACTTCTTTTATTGGTAATGGTGGTGCTTTACTTGCGCAGTTTCCTTTAGTAGTAATGGTTACAAATATAGGTTGGAGATTATCTTTTGCTGCGATAGGAGTTGTATCGTTAGTTGTAGCTGTATTGGCATATTTAATTGTAAGAAATAGTCCAGAAGATATGGGGTTTGATCCAATAATTAAAAAAGTTGAAAAGAAAAATGTATCATTATCAGAAAGTATAAAAAATGTTTTTTCTAACCCAAAAACTTGGCCAGGTTTCTTTGCTTTTGGAGGTATGTTTGGTTCAGTAATAGCTTTTATGGGTGCTTGGGGAGTTCCATATATGATACATGTATATGGTGTATCAAAAGCAAAAGCTTCAACTTTTACTATGATAGTAACAGTAGGACTTATGATAGGTAGTTTAGTTGTTGGTACAATTTCAGATAAGATTGGAAGAAGAAAAGCTCCATTTTTGGCATTTTCTTTAGTATATACATTAACATGGGTAATCTTAATGTATGTTAACCCTGGTAGAATGTCTTTTTCAGTACTTTATATATTATTGTTTATAATGGGCTTCTCATCATCAGGTTTTGTACTATCTTGGGCATGTTCTAAAGAAGTGAATAATCCTAGCTATGCAGGAATATCTACTGGGACAGTAAACATGGGAGGTTTTCTTTTCGCAGCAGCTATACAGCCTCTTATTGGTTATGTACTAGATAAAAACTGGACTGGTAAATTAGTTGAGGGAGTTAAAGTATATACAGTAGCTTCATATAATAAAGCATTCTTAATATGTTTAATAGCTTCTATAATTGCTGTTGTAAGTATATTATTTGTTAAGGAAACTAGATGTAAAAACATATATAGTTAA
- a CDS encoding carbohydrate ABC transporter permease, producing the protein MVSKVETVVENDVQVSEELKRIKRRKKRREIIRKTILYIIISIGGILAMLPFLWMLSTSLKDSSVVFQIPPQWIPERFAWENYPNAIKAIPFIRYTFNSAFITVMKMIGEVFTAALVAYGFARFRFPGRRILFLILLATIMIPGEITLIPVFIMFKQIGWIDSFKPLIVPAYFGGSAVFIFFLRQYFASIPKELEEAARIDGCSSFQIFYKIFLPISKPALATIAIWSFQGSWNDLLGPLIYLNSLDKFTLQIGLTMYQSLNKVEWGQLMAASLLVLLPVLILFFSAQKYFTEGIKLTGIKG; encoded by the coding sequence ATGGTTTCTAAAGTTGAAACGGTAGTAGAGAATGATGTACAAGTAAGTGAGGAACTGAAGAGGATAAAACGCAGAAAAAAAAGACGTGAAATAATTAGAAAAACTATTTTATATATAATAATTTCTATAGGTGGTATTTTAGCAATGCTTCCTTTCTTATGGATGCTGTCAACCTCTTTGAAGGATAGTTCAGTAGTTTTCCAGATACCACCTCAATGGATACCAGAGCGTTTTGCATGGGAGAATTATCCTAATGCTATAAAGGCTATTCCTTTTATTCGTTATACTTTTAATAGTGCTTTTATTACAGTTATGAAAATGATTGGTGAAGTTTTTACAGCAGCATTAGTAGCTTATGGTTTCGCAAGATTTAGGTTTCCTGGAAGGAGAATATTATTTTTGATATTACTTGCAACAATTATGATTCCAGGTGAAATTACCTTAATACCTGTATTTATTATGTTTAAGCAAATTGGATGGATAGATTCGTTTAAACCTCTTATTGTACCAGCTTATTTTGGAGGCTCTGCAGTTTTTATTTTCTTTTTGAGACAGTATTTTGCTTCTATTCCAAAGGAATTGGAAGAAGCTGCAAGAATAGATGGCTGCAGTTCTTTTCAGATATTTTATAAAATATTTCTTCCTATATCAAAGCCAGCTTTAGCAACTATTGCTATCTGGTCATTTCAAGGAAGCTGGAATGATTTGTTAGGACCACTAATCTATTTAAATAGCTTGGATAAATTCACTTTGCAAATTGGTTTAACAATGTATCAAAGTTTAAATAAGGTAGAGTGGGGACAGCTTATGGCTGCTTCGTTATTAGTTTTATTACCAGTGCTTATATTATTCTTTTCAGCACAAAAGTATTTTACTGAAGGTATTAAACTTACAGGAATAAAAGGCTAA
- a CDS encoding ABC transporter substrate-binding protein: MKKALASILALIMIFSLVLTGCGADKNKEETASNSNQKVELKFATWAGAQELKELQEIVDRLNSQSKEYKIEVMSIPSDYYVKIQTMIAGGTAPDLIWLSQEYIPAYASMGAILDITKFAQEDKSLDLNDFYEATLATAKFEDKLYGYPWISQPVIMYYNKKLFDEANIPYPTDDMTWEQFIEVGKKLTKDTNGDGKVDQYGFIVNGWPPIHLWLWTYGGDIINNEGKVVIDSKESIEGIKVLNDIINVHKITPSRAQIEAQGFGEQFKTGKIAMFMGGAADDFEKTIKDFEVGTAPIPHGVKKATFNWIASTVISSQTKNKEVAYKALRDLTKAFLDWKVVPPVKSKVDDIVKIRPDKKNAIPAIRKSMEFGRGFNNQIKQAEIDSIVWENLYDLILRGEAKPEEAAKKTADKLRKLLGQ, encoded by the coding sequence ATGAAAAAAGCTTTAGCTAGTATTTTAGCACTAATAATGATTTTTTCATTAGTATTAACTGGATGTGGAGCAGACAAAAACAAAGAAGAAACTGCTTCTAATTCAAACCAAAAAGTAGAACTTAAATTTGCTACTTGGGCGGGAGCACAAGAGTTAAAAGAGCTTCAAGAAATAGTTGACAGATTAAATAGTCAATCAAAAGAGTATAAAATCGAAGTAATGAGTATCCCATCAGATTATTATGTAAAAATTCAAACTATGATAGCAGGTGGTACTGCACCAGATCTTATATGGTTATCACAAGAATACATACCAGCGTATGCTAGTATGGGTGCTATATTAGATATTACTAAGTTTGCACAAGAAGATAAAAGCTTAGATTTAAATGATTTCTATGAAGCAACTTTAGCTACAGCGAAATTTGAGGACAAGCTATATGGTTATCCATGGATTTCACAACCAGTAATTATGTACTACAATAAAAAATTATTTGATGAAGCAAATATTCCATACCCAACTGATGATATGACATGGGAACAATTTATTGAAGTAGGTAAAAAGTTAACAAAGGATACAAATGGTGATGGTAAAGTAGATCAGTACGGATTTATAGTAAATGGTTGGCCGCCAATTCATTTATGGTTATGGACTTATGGTGGTGATATAATTAATAATGAAGGAAAAGTTGTTATCGACTCTAAAGAATCAATTGAAGGAATTAAAGTATTAAATGACATTATAAATGTGCATAAGATTACTCCAAGTAGAGCACAAATAGAAGCTCAAGGTTTTGGTGAACAGTTTAAGACAGGTAAGATTGCAATGTTCATGGGTGGAGCTGCTGACGATTTTGAAAAAACTATAAAAGATTTTGAAGTTGGAACTGCTCCAATACCTCATGGAGTTAAAAAAGCTACTTTTAACTGGATTGCTTCAACTGTAATCTCAAGTCAAACTAAGAATAAAGAAGTTGCTTATAAAGCTTTAAGAGATTTAACAAAAGCATTCTTAGATTGGAAAGTTGTACCTCCAGTAAAATCAAAAGTTGATGATATTGTAAAAATTAGACCTGATAAAAAGAATGCAATTCCTGCAATTAGAAAATCAATGGAATTTGGTAGAGGTTTCAATAACCAAATTAAACAAGCAGAAATTGATTCAATAGTTTGGGAAAACTTATATGACCTTATTTTAAGAGGAGAAGCTAAACCAGAAGAAGCAGCTAAGAAAACTGCTGACAAACTAAGAAAACTTTTAGGTCAGTAA
- a CDS encoding glycoside hydrolase family 13 protein, with amino-acid sequence MKNWWKKAIFYEIYIRSFCDGNGDGIGDFIGITKKLDYLKDLGVDCIWLTPFYKSPKVDNGYDISDYYEIDADYGTMEDFETFLKEAHKRDIKVIVDLVLNHTSDKHPWFIESKSSLQSPKRDWYIWKDPKEGGVPNNWESFFEGSAWEYDSNTKQYYYHAFAKEQVDLNWRNEDVKKAMFDVIKFWLEKGIDGFRLDVINFLMVDKQFKDNPYDEKGKQIHKYDKDLPETLNIVEELRKLVDQYPNKVLVGEVGTENVLEAAPYLDEEKRLHLVFNFNLGSIQKFDVNKIFEELKSLEENLNGGLPTIFFSSHDMPRHVTRFGNDNNREDMAKLFSMLILTARGVPFIYQGDELGMTDIYIKDIKDMRDVAGILAYEKAVKEGKTEDEAIKIANEAGRDSGRNPVQWDSSKYAGFSSTAPWLPVNENYKELNAKKQSEEEDSVLNFYKKLIRIRKKSDALLRGEYVILQREDDVIYYIRKTESERYAVFLNFSDKYKEISLDNFNANKVEMIVSSKRKELNIKDKVKLFPYEALLVRC; translated from the coding sequence GTGAAAAATTGGTGGAAAAAAGCTATCTTTTATGAGATATACATTAGAAGTTTCTGTGATGGTAATGGGGACGGAATAGGAGACTTTATAGGGATTACAAAAAAACTAGACTATTTAAAAGATTTAGGGGTTGATTGTATTTGGCTTACACCTTTTTATAAATCTCCAAAAGTAGATAATGGTTATGATATTTCAGATTATTACGAGATAGATGCTGATTATGGAACTATGGAAGATTTTGAAACTTTTTTAAAAGAAGCACATAAAAGAGATATAAAAGTCATAGTAGATTTAGTTTTAAATCATACTTCAGACAAGCATCCATGGTTCATTGAATCTAAGAGTTCTTTACAATCACCTAAACGAGACTGGTATATTTGGAAAGATCCGAAAGAAGGTGGAGTTCCAAACAACTGGGAATCTTTTTTTGAAGGATCAGCGTGGGAATATGATTCAAATACAAAGCAGTATTATTATCATGCTTTTGCGAAGGAACAGGTAGATTTAAACTGGAGAAATGAAGATGTTAAAAAAGCTATGTTTGATGTCATTAAGTTTTGGCTTGAAAAGGGTATTGATGGCTTTAGGTTAGATGTAATTAATTTTCTAATGGTAGACAAGCAGTTTAAAGATAATCCTTATGATGAAAAAGGCAAACAAATTCATAAATATGACAAGGACTTACCAGAAACACTTAATATAGTAGAAGAATTAAGAAAATTAGTTGACCAATATCCAAACAAAGTATTAGTAGGTGAAGTAGGGACTGAAAATGTTTTAGAAGCAGCACCTTACTTGGACGAAGAAAAAAGGCTTCATTTGGTGTTTAATTTTAATTTAGGAAGTATTCAAAAATTTGATGTCAATAAAATATTTGAAGAACTGAAGTCATTAGAAGAGAATTTAAATGGAGGGTTACCAACTATATTTTTTAGTAGTCATGATATGCCAAGACATGTTACGAGATTTGGCAATGATAATAATAGGGAAGATATGGCTAAATTGTTTTCTATGCTTATTTTAACAGCAAGAGGAGTTCCTTTTATATATCAGGGTGATGAATTAGGAATGACTGATATATATATTAAAGATATAAAAGATATGAGAGATGTTGCGGGTATATTAGCTTATGAAAAAGCTGTAAAAGAAGGGAAAACTGAAGATGAAGCTATAAAAATAGCAAACGAAGCAGGAAGGGATAGTGGTAGGAACCCTGTTCAATGGGATAGTAGCAAGTATGCTGGCTTTTCTTCAACTGCTCCGTGGCTTCCTGTAAATGAAAATTATAAAGAGCTAAATGCAAAAAAACAAAGTGAAGAAGAAGATTCTGTATTAAATTTTTACAAGAAATTAATCCGAATAAGGAAAAAGAGTGATGCACTACTGCGAGGTGAATATGTTATTCTGCAAAGGGAAGATGATGTAATATATTATATTAGAAAGACTGAAAGTGAGAGATATGCAGTATTTCTAAACTTTTCAGATAAATATAAAGAAATAAGTTTAGATAATTTTAATGCAAATAAAGTAGAAATGATTGTTTCAAGTAAAAGAAAAGAATTAAATATAAAAGATAAAGTAAAATTATTTCCATATGAAGCGTTATTAGTTAGATGTTAA
- a CDS encoding MTP-1 family protein, which translates to MKFYKRLEPKTCEQLLSIFREKNYEIKGEKLEFTGVGNKDVYNITAPFEDDNDMVIAGRVEERDSEYSQVVFFVFRNGKWQPRENTKTFSLQDPFVTKIGSELVFGGVEIFPHPEIENALWYRTVFYRGKNINSLEKFAVGPDGMKDIRLIELSDGRIGVFTRPQGEIGGRGKIGFTIINSLDELNSEVIMKAELIEKQFIDEEWGGANEIHLLKNGLLGVLGHIARFDEEGNRHYYPMVFAFNPNTKEATEMKIFATRSNFPEGPAKRPDLVDVVFSGGIRRLENGKAEFYAGIADAEAHKILIPDPFLEYEELNISI; encoded by the coding sequence ATGAAGTTTTATAAAAGATTAGAGCCAAAAACTTGCGAGCAGCTGCTTTCAATTTTTAGAGAAAAGAATTATGAAATTAAAGGAGAAAAGCTAGAGTTTACTGGTGTTGGTAATAAGGATGTATACAACATAACTGCACCATTTGAAGATGATAATGATATGGTTATTGCTGGAAGAGTAGAAGAAAGAGATAGCGAGTATTCTCAAGTTGTATTCTTTGTATTTAGGAATGGTAAATGGCAGCCAAGAGAGAATACGAAAACATTTTCTTTGCAAGATCCATTTGTTACAAAAATCGGTTCAGAGTTAGTATTTGGTGGAGTTGAAATTTTTCCACATCCTGAAATTGAGAATGCACTTTGGTATAGAACAGTATTTTATAGAGGTAAAAATATCAATTCTCTAGAAAAATTTGCAGTTGGTCCTGATGGAATGAAAGATATACGACTAATTGAGCTTTCAGATGGTAGAATAGGAGTATTTACTAGACCACAAGGAGAAATAGGAGGAAGAGGTAAAATAGGATTTACGATAATTAATTCTCTTGATGAGCTTAATTCAGAAGTTATTATGAAAGCTGAGTTAATTGAAAAGCAATTTATTGATGAAGAATGGGGAGGAGCTAATGAGATTCATTTATTAAAAAACGGACTACTAGGAGTTTTAGGACATATTGCTCGTTTTGATGAAGAAGGCAATAGACATTATTATCCTATGGTTTTTGCATTTAATCCAAACACTAAAGAAGCTACTGAAATGAAAATTTTTGCAACAAGAAGTAATTTTCCAGAAGGGCCTGCAAAAAGACCTGATTTAGTAGATGTAGTTTTTAGTGGTGGTATAAGAAGGCTTGAGAATGGCAAGGCAGAATTCTATGCAGGGATAGCCGATGCAGAAGCTCATAAAATTTTGATTCCAGATCCATTTTTAGAATATGAAGAATTAAATATATCTATTTAA
- a CDS encoding carbohydrate ABC transporter permease, giving the protein MKQKNKLYKKLKKYEGYLFILPWMLGMLLFTIGPILFAIYIGFTEWKILTKPNFIGFQNYIDIFHDENFWNSLMVTVKYAVFAVPLGIITSLTIAILMNTEIKGIRFFRTVYYLPAVVSGVAVALLWRWVLDPEFGLINLLLAQIGIQGPGWLSDPDWVLPSYILMALWGAGGGMITYLVGLREVPQNLYEAAEIDGAGPLTKFFKITLPLMTPILFYNLIMGIIGAFRKFTDAYILGGAGNQGKFYLVYLYDNAFKYFKMGYATALAWILFVIIFLLTLIIFKSSSLWVYYESNDD; this is encoded by the coding sequence ATGAAGCAAAAGAATAAATTATATAAAAAACTAAAAAAATACGAAGGATACTTATTTATTTTGCCTTGGATGTTAGGGATGTTGCTTTTTACAATAGGACCTATTTTGTTTGCGATATATATAGGGTTTACAGAATGGAAAATTTTAACTAAACCTAATTTTATAGGATTTCAAAATTATATTGACATATTTCATGATGAGAACTTTTGGAATTCTCTAATGGTAACAGTGAAATATGCTGTATTTGCTGTTCCGTTAGGTATAATTACTTCATTAACAATTGCTATTTTAATGAATACTGAAATAAAAGGAATTAGATTTTTTAGAACGGTATATTATTTACCAGCAGTTGTTTCAGGAGTTGCTGTTGCACTTTTATGGAGATGGGTATTAGATCCTGAGTTTGGACTTATAAATCTTTTGCTTGCTCAAATTGGAATACAAGGGCCTGGTTGGTTATCTGATCCCGATTGGGTATTACCATCGTATATACTTATGGCTCTTTGGGGAGCAGGTGGAGGAATGATTACGTATTTGGTAGGATTAAGAGAAGTTCCGCAAAATTTATATGAAGCTGCTGAAATTGATGGAGCAGGTCCATTAACAAAGTTTTTCAAAATTACTTTGCCTTTAATGACGCCGATATTATTCTATAACTTAATAATGGGTATAATAGGTGCATTTAGAAAATTTACAGATGCCTATATTTTAGGCGGTGCTGGGAATCAAGGAAAATTCTATTTAGTTTACTTATATGATAATGCATTTAAGTACTTTAAGATGGGTTATGCTACAGCATTAGCATGGATTTTATTTGTTATTATTTTCTTATTAACACTTATTATATTTAAATCATCTTCGTTATGGGTTTATTACGAATCAAATGATGATTAA
- a CDS encoding substrate-binding domain-containing protein, with product MSKKVTMQDIADRLGVSKVTVSKALNDKPGVSEELKQKIIDLAVEMDYKFNSIAKALKTKRTGNIGVIVPEIFFTKNEFFYTKIFHYIEMEATRRKMNTILTILTAEEEAKNKVPLMCQEQKVDGLLLLGQVSPKYVTFLNKLNLPMILVDFYYRDIKLDHVVTDNFYASYNITSYLIEKGHKKIGFCGNINLYSSIQDRYLGYHKALLEYGLVFDEKYLLKERDDKGNYIDIIIPDELPTAFVCNCDKAAYLLGSKLNAMGYKIPDDVSLVSFDDVEYSTMFNPPITTVKVKRDEMARQAVTQLLWRIENNEDLGQRIVIGTDIVIRDSVKEIK from the coding sequence GTGAGTAAAAAGGTAACGATGCAGGATATTGCAGATAGATTAGGAGTAAGTAAGGTTACAGTATCTAAGGCTTTGAATGATAAACCGGGCGTTAGTGAAGAATTAAAACAGAAAATAATAGATTTAGCTGTAGAAATGGATTATAAATTTAATTCCATAGCGAAGGCATTAAAAACTAAACGAACAGGAAATATTGGAGTTATCGTTCCAGAGATATTTTTTACTAAAAATGAATTTTTCTATACAAAAATATTTCACTATATTGAAATGGAAGCTACAAGGAGAAAGATGAATACTATACTTACAATATTAACAGCCGAAGAAGAAGCTAAGAATAAAGTTCCTTTAATGTGTCAAGAGCAAAAGGTAGATGGTCTTTTATTGTTAGGACAAGTTTCACCTAAATATGTTACTTTTTTAAATAAACTTAATTTGCCTATGATATTAGTGGACTTTTATTATCGGGATATTAAGTTAGACCATGTAGTGACAGATAATTTTTATGCTAGTTATAATATCACAAGTTATCTAATAGAAAAGGGTCATAAGAAAATAGGATTTTGTGGCAACATCAATTTATATAGTAGTATTCAGGATCGTTATTTAGGTTATCATAAAGCCTTACTAGAGTATGGTTTAGTTTTTGATGAAAAGTATTTGCTTAAAGAGAGAGATGATAAAGGAAATTATATTGATATAATTATTCCAGATGAGCTTCCTACTGCATTTGTATGTAACTGTGATAAAGCTGCATATCTTTTAGGAAGCAAATTGAATGCTATGGGTTATAAGATTCCCGATGATGTATCTTTAGTAAGTTTCGATGATGTTGAATATAGTACTATGTTTAATCCTCCAATTACAACTGTAAAGGTTAAAAGAGATGAAATGGCTAGACAAGCTGTAACACAATTATTGTGGAGGATTGAAAATAACGAAGATTTAGGGCAGAGGATAGTTATAGGAACAGATATTGTAATTAGGGATTCGGTTAAAGAGATTAAGTAA